One segment of Maridesulfovibrio ferrireducens DNA contains the following:
- a CDS encoding DUF4198 domain-containing protein, producing the protein MKFKVVFLNLLAIIAFAVPAFAHFQMVYTPEIAVNKGDNAQLKLVFTHPFEAGHTMDMGVPEEFYMLHQKGEEGKTKKVDLKSYLKPITWKSLTNSGKAYEANLPKKIVRSMGDYTLVLVPAPYFESEEDVYIQQITKTYMNVGGMPGNWSVPAGLKTEWIPLVKPYAMWTGMTFKAQLLSSGKPVPNADVEVEYMNHAPEMKKNGFAKKANAEAPQDAFVTMGIKTDAQGYIEFAVPKAGWWGFCALGSGPDKEFKGKELSQDAVIWLKAVDMK; encoded by the coding sequence ATGAAGTTTAAAGTTGTATTTTTAAATCTGTTGGCAATTATTGCATTTGCTGTCCCCGCTTTCGCTCATTTTCAGATGGTATATACCCCGGAAATTGCAGTAAATAAGGGTGATAATGCTCAGCTCAAATTGGTCTTTACCCATCCGTTTGAGGCCGGACATACCATGGATATGGGAGTTCCTGAAGAATTCTACATGCTGCATCAGAAAGGGGAAGAAGGAAAAACTAAAAAAGTTGATCTTAAATCCTATCTCAAACCGATCACATGGAAGAGTTTGACTAACTCCGGCAAGGCTTATGAAGCAAATCTGCCAAAGAAAATTGTCCGCTCCATGGGTGACTATACTTTGGTTCTGGTTCCTGCTCCTTATTTTGAGTCTGAAGAAGATGTTTACATTCAGCAGATTACTAAAACTTACATGAATGTCGGTGGAATGCCTGGTAACTGGTCTGTTCCAGCCGGACTTAAGACTGAATGGATTCCTCTTGTAAAGCCTTACGCTATGTGGACAGGCATGACCTTTAAAGCTCAGCTTCTGTCAAGCGGAAAGCCTGTTCCAAATGCCGATGTTGAAGTGGAATACATGAATCATGCTCCTGAAATGAAGAAAAACGGATTTGCTAAAAAAGCAAATGCCGAAGCTCCACAGGATGCTTTTGTGACAATGGGTATTAAAACAGATGCTCAGGGTTACATTGAATTTGCAGTTCCTAAAGCCGGCTGGTGGGGATTTTGCGCCCTTGGTTCCGGTCCAGACAAAGAGTTTAAAGGCAAAGAACTCTCTCAGGATGCTGTAATCTGGTTAAAAGCTGTTGATATGAAGTAG
- a CDS encoding GGDEF domain-containing protein, whose translation MNNISYKENLRFLNNILTTLKNSIIAGYLLRTGSKFTKASLKNRALIAIFLLLILPAGFLLVLIEFADRKELLMYMSLHFSLCIAFCSPIANWLNEWLVNRKLREMNKFCVDLKRGKLNHRMDFFEKNSSITGDELIRLQQNLNWLAHSVARREYSLTKSLTETYKDKEKLNLLSYTDYLTGLFNKRFFELKIVESCSKCISCKTPLHLMMIDCDHFKEVNDQLGHMEGDRLLAQLGQIINSSVRTGTDFPFRFGGDEFGAILVGIDSYRCEQVAERIRLRFAELSIGRSSLSIGISRLNPQAKDPEAEAVRLVETADKALYFAKNTGRDKVISPARI comes from the coding sequence ATGAATAATATATCTTATAAAGAGAACCTAAGATTTTTAAATAACATACTGACAACCTTGAAAAATTCCATCATTGCAGGCTACCTGCTCCGAACTGGATCAAAGTTTACAAAAGCCAGTTTAAAAAATCGCGCATTAATTGCTATTTTTTTACTTTTAATCCTTCCAGCCGGATTTCTGCTGGTCCTCATAGAATTTGCCGACAGAAAAGAACTGCTCATGTATATGAGCCTGCACTTCAGCCTCTGCATTGCTTTTTGTTCCCCAATCGCCAACTGGCTTAATGAGTGGCTGGTTAACAGAAAACTGCGCGAAATGAATAAATTCTGCGTGGACCTCAAACGTGGAAAGCTAAATCACCGTATGGATTTTTTCGAAAAAAACAGCAGTATCACGGGAGATGAACTTATACGGCTTCAACAGAACCTCAACTGGCTGGCGCACTCTGTTGCCAGAAGAGAATACAGTCTAACCAAAAGCCTGACAGAAACTTACAAAGATAAAGAAAAGCTCAACCTGCTGTCATATACTGACTACCTGACCGGACTATTCAACAAACGTTTTTTTGAACTTAAAATCGTTGAATCCTGCTCTAAGTGCATATCCTGCAAGACCCCCCTGCACCTTATGATGATTGACTGCGATCACTTTAAAGAAGTTAACGACCAGCTGGGCCACATGGAAGGAGATAGGCTGCTGGCTCAGTTAGGGCAAATTATCAACTCATCAGTACGAACAGGAACGGACTTCCCCTTCCGCTTCGGAGGAGATGAATTCGGTGCAATTCTCGTGGGTATTGATTCATACCGCTGTGAACAAGTAGCTGAACGAATACGGCTAAGATTTGCGGAATTAAGTATTGGCAGAAGCAGCCTCAGTATTGGTATTTCCAGACTGAATCCTCAGGCCAAAGACCCGGAAGCCGAAGCTGTTCGCCTTGTAGAAACCGCTGACAAAGCCCTCTATTTCGCAAAAAACACAGGAAGAGACAAAGTGATAAGCCCTGCGCGAATATAA
- a CDS encoding PilZ domain-containing protein, with product MIQNNNQIIALTDDHTLYNDSEQISGLNIEHYSCVDSFFSAMLKNNYSGIILNMHKVMKTPCCERNKILSLSADLPTMRSIERGESPIFIDDSDLFKCSCQKHSCLLSRPSCPITVSLPVKISFDNDPAMAKPVAGIIHDICERGCTFHTDEDLTNYDFLYLKIESLANRLPIYSGICRSISGGSCLCGYNVRFLDIKEDQLSELQDIYMDTNPTTDKS from the coding sequence ATGATTCAAAATAACAATCAAATTATAGCTCTTACTGACGATCATACTCTTTATAATGATTCAGAACAGATTTCCGGTTTAAATATTGAACATTATTCCTGCGTGGACAGTTTTTTCAGTGCAATGCTTAAGAATAATTATTCCGGAATTATTCTGAATATGCATAAAGTAATGAAAACTCCGTGTTGCGAAAGAAATAAGATTTTATCTTTATCGGCAGATCTTCCCACTATGCGTTCTATAGAGAGAGGGGAGTCCCCAATTTTTATAGATGATTCGGATCTTTTTAAATGCAGTTGCCAAAAACATAGCTGCTTACTCTCCCGACCATCCTGCCCGATTACTGTTAGTCTTCCCGTAAAAATAAGTTTCGATAATGATCCGGCAATGGCAAAACCCGTTGCCGGAATTATCCATGATATATGTGAAAGAGGATGTACTTTTCATACCGATGAAGATCTTACAAATTACGATTTTCTTTATTTAAAGATTGAATCTCTGGCAAACAGACTTCCCATATATTCAGGTATTTGCAGATCTATTTCAGGCGGAAGTTGTTTGTGCGGGTATAATGTTAGATTTTTAGATATTAAAGAGGATCAACTCTCGGAACTGCAAGATATATATATGGATACGAATCCCACAACAGATAAATCTTGA
- a CDS encoding FeoA family protein yields MFNKFDFLNGGISSGKREQRRRHGGRGGPGKKCIMRGKSVLDIAVGGKAKIRRHFSCGAVRQRLLDLGFIPGREVEVVRVATLGCPLELKVAGYCVTLRRTEAYEIEVEDEFRG; encoded by the coding sequence ATGTTTAATAAGTTCGATTTTCTTAACGGCGGAATCTCTTCCGGTAAGAGAGAGCAGCGGCGCAGGCATGGTGGCAGAGGCGGGCCCGGGAAAAAATGCATTATGCGCGGTAAGAGTGTTCTGGATATTGCTGTGGGTGGTAAGGCTAAAATAAGGAGACATTTTTCATGCGGCGCAGTCCGGCAGCGTCTGCTTGATCTGGGTTTTATTCCCGGCCGTGAAGTTGAAGTTGTTAGGGTTGCAACCCTCGGGTGTCCGCTGGAGCTTAAGGTTGCCGGATATTGCGTTACTCTGCGCCGTACTGAGGCTTATGAAATTGAGGTGGAAGATGAGTTCAGAGGTTAA
- the feoB gene encoding ferrous iron transport protein B, whose product MSSEVNSKGKAAKDNFLIALAGQQNAGKSTTYNMLTGANQHVANYPGVTVDKKVGSYREGKTRYEIVDLPGTYSLTSFSLEERVSRDFFLEEKPDVVVNVVDATALRRSLYFTFQVLEMDFPVTIALNMMDVAESQGLTIDLQELSSRLGVDVVATVGRKGKGKQALKAAIRKSVNQEAYNRPVAIDYGELEEHLQELEKKLAEDAFLGGLYPLRWLAIKLLENDPEVCRLVESKHFKGSEIIEDSISRRDSFEEALDIDTGDYIVACRDRVAGEIVDACVQKEDSSKQPISERIDRWVLNRAMAPFFLLATVFTIYELSIVQGYKLTIYTWPLLAKFRDIIASFLPSAGLIEDSLLRSMGLWMVDSANTLLNYVPIFFILFALIAILEDSGYMARIAFILDRIFHSFGLHGQSTLPFILGGVFAGGCAVPGIMSTKGIPDERSRLATILTVPFMNCLAKIPLYTLLVNIYFAENKSWAMFFIATITIIMAMIIAKVLTSTILKGRETAPFIMEMPNYHAPTLFGVAQRSIERTWEYIKKVGSIVVAVSLCVFSLLQFPGLSEERMDYYDAEMSKAVAVFDAKVSATNYAAVGESAKMLALLNFYDDYKRARMNSFGKSGAASVNAEFKADNPEWFTLLKPRGNKDAKIVNGALRKVSSTRKRLRRRIKEEKIKSSFFGMIGRSLEPVTQFAGFDWKVNIALISSFAARESSVATMGVLYQQGADENQTLEQRMDNESKSSGMTPLHALAIIIFFALYPPCLAATIMVKVQTGSWKWMVFSIVFPTTIGFAAASAVFTLGNAVGASGIVMMKGFYLVCLGIAFLIALENKLSSDKIATRHVYQA is encoded by the coding sequence ATGAGTTCAGAGGTTAATAGCAAAGGCAAGGCAGCTAAAGATAATTTCCTTATTGCGCTGGCCGGGCAGCAAAATGCCGGTAAATCTACAACGTATAACATGCTTACCGGAGCCAATCAGCATGTGGCTAATTATCCGGGTGTAACCGTTGATAAAAAAGTCGGCAGTTATCGTGAAGGAAAGACTCGTTATGAGATTGTCGACCTTCCCGGTACATACAGTCTGACTTCGTTTTCACTCGAGGAAAGGGTTTCACGTGATTTTTTTCTTGAGGAAAAGCCTGATGTTGTTGTTAACGTCGTAGATGCAACAGCTTTACGACGCAGTCTGTATTTTACTTTTCAGGTACTGGAGATGGATTTTCCGGTTACTATTGCCTTGAATATGATGGATGTTGCTGAAAGTCAGGGGTTAACCATTGATTTACAGGAACTAAGTTCCCGGCTCGGGGTGGATGTTGTCGCCACTGTGGGACGTAAGGGTAAAGGGAAGCAGGCTCTGAAAGCCGCAATTCGTAAATCAGTCAATCAGGAAGCGTATAACCGTCCTGTTGCAATTGATTACGGTGAGCTTGAAGAGCATTTGCAGGAACTTGAAAAGAAGCTGGCTGAAGATGCCTTTTTAGGGGGGCTTTATCCGTTACGCTGGCTGGCAATCAAGTTGCTTGAAAATGATCCTGAAGTATGCAGGCTTGTTGAATCAAAACATTTTAAAGGGTCTGAAATAATTGAAGATTCTATTTCACGCCGTGATAGTTTTGAAGAAGCCTTGGATATTGATACCGGAGATTACATTGTAGCCTGTCGTGACAGGGTTGCAGGTGAGATTGTAGATGCGTGTGTCCAGAAGGAGGACAGTTCGAAACAACCTATTTCCGAACGCATTGATAGATGGGTACTTAACCGTGCAATGGCTCCGTTTTTTCTTCTTGCTACAGTTTTTACTATTTATGAACTTTCGATTGTTCAGGGGTATAAGCTTACTATTTATACTTGGCCCTTGCTGGCAAAATTCAGGGATATTATCGCCAGTTTTTTACCTTCGGCAGGATTGATTGAGGATTCCTTGCTCAGGTCCATGGGGCTGTGGATGGTGGACAGTGCCAATACTCTTTTAAACTATGTACCGATCTTTTTTATTCTTTTTGCGCTAATAGCCATTCTGGAAGACTCCGGCTACATGGCTCGAATTGCTTTTATTTTAGACCGTATATTTCATAGTTTCGGTTTGCATGGGCAATCAACTCTTCCATTTATTCTGGGTGGAGTATTTGCCGGAGGCTGCGCTGTTCCGGGGATTATGTCTACCAAAGGTATTCCCGATGAAAGGTCGCGGCTGGCAACGATTTTGACGGTTCCGTTTATGAATTGTCTGGCAAAAATTCCTCTTTATACCCTGTTGGTGAATATATATTTTGCCGAGAATAAATCATGGGCAATGTTTTTTATCGCTACCATTACAATCATAATGGCAATGATTATTGCCAAGGTTTTGACCTCAACAATTCTTAAGGGACGTGAGACAGCTCCGTTTATTATGGAAATGCCTAATTACCATGCCCCTACATTGTTCGGTGTGGCGCAACGTTCAATTGAGCGTACATGGGAATATATCAAAAAGGTCGGGTCCATTGTTGTAGCCGTATCTTTGTGTGTGTTTTCATTGTTGCAGTTCCCGGGGCTTAGTGAAGAGCGCATGGATTATTATGATGCAGAAATGAGCAAAGCTGTGGCTGTTTTTGATGCCAAAGTTTCGGCTACTAACTATGCCGCTGTGGGTGAGTCTGCAAAAATGCTTGCTCTGCTTAATTTCTACGATGATTACAAACGAGCCAGAATGAATTCATTCGGTAAAAGTGGAGCTGCTTCAGTTAATGCTGAATTCAAGGCTGATAATCCAGAATGGTTCACTTTGCTGAAACCGCGTGGAAATAAAGATGCAAAGATCGTTAACGGTGCTTTGCGCAAGGTTTCATCCACACGTAAACGTTTACGCCGTAGAATAAAGGAAGAGAAAATTAAGAGTTCTTTTTTTGGTATGATTGGAAGATCTCTTGAACCGGTAACTCAATTTGCCGGATTTGACTGGAAGGTTAATATTGCTTTGATCAGTTCTTTTGCCGCCCGTGAATCATCCGTGGCAACAATGGGAGTGTTATATCAGCAAGGGGCGGATGAGAATCAGACCCTTGAACAGAGAATGGATAATGAGAGTAAGTCTTCTGGAATGACTCCACTGCATGCACTCGCAATTATTATCTTCTTTGCTCTTTACCCTCCATGCCTTGCCGCTACTATTATGGTCAAAGTTCAGACCGGATCATGGAAATGGATGGTATTTTCCATTGTTTTCCCCACGACGATTGGTTTTGCAGCAGCTTCAGCGGTTTTCACTTTGGGGAATGCTGTGGGGGCCAGCGGTATAGTCATGATGAAAGGATTTTACCTTGTCTGCCTTGGGATAGCGTTTTTGATAGCTCTGGAGAATAAACTTTCTTCGGATAAGATAGCAACTCGCCACGTATATCAGGCATAA